The sequence TCCCGCTGCTCCAGCTGACGAGCCAGGTAAACCACACCAGCTTCATCTGACACTGAATTAGATAAATGGATTTTTACGATCGGCATCCAGCTATGCGCAATCAGACCGGTTTCTTCCAATAACTCCCTTTTGGCAGAATCGAGGGGAGCTGTACCCAGGGGGCCTCCACCTTCTGGAATCTCCCAAGAGAACTCTTCCAATGGAAAACGGAACTGCCCTACCAGGTAAATATTACCTTCTTCATCATAGGGAATAACACCAATGGCGGCATTTTTGAAATGAACTACGCCATAAATGCCCTTCCCTCCTGCCGGATTCAGTACCTGGTGTTCCGTTACACTGATCCAGGGATTGTCATATTCTACTTTGCTGGACAAGATCGTCCATGGGTTATGATTCAGATCCATAATTTACAAATGTAGGAATTGTGACAAGGATTGTGCCGGGCCTGTCATTAAATACAGGTTATAAAAATCAAAAATGGGGTATAAAAAAACGTCCCGCGCAGAGGCGGGACGATGTCAACCAGATGAACGGCGGTAAATACCTTTGATCATCATACCTAAATCTAAATCGTATCTTTCTTCAAATTGAATAATTCGTTTATCTGTGACAAGTGGTGCTTCATATGTATTACATAATCAACGATCAGGTAATTTAGCGTTACCGGGTCGTTCTCGTTTACTTTAACTGTATGTTGCAAGACTTCTGTTGGTATAGTCCGTATCGTTAGTACCAGGTGCTCATTGAAAATGGTCCACAATTTAATTAAATTCTGCCAGTTCATAAACTGCCAGGCCTGTCCCTTTACCCAAAATTCCTGATCATATCCCGGAATTTGCAGCAAAGATATCTGTTGTGCGCGTATTATCCGAACGTTATTATTAATTGCTGAATCTACGAGGTGTCCCAATATTTCTTTTATACTCCATTTTCCGGCTTTGGGCCGCGCTGCTGCCTGCATATCGCTGATATTGGCCAGAAGTTGTCCCCACTCATTAATCAGCGTTTTCAGTTCCCCCGCTACCGTGTACTGCGGATGCTCAGCTCCAAAGGTATATTCCATTTTAACGTTACTGCGTTGGTACCTCCCCGGTTCTACAGGTATTTCCCTGAAGCCGATTTTTTCATACATATTCAACGCAGGCACCAGGATTGTATTGGAGTAAAGTACTACTTTTTTGTATCCCAGTTCTTCCGCAATGCGCATGATTTCTTTTACGAGGCGCCAACCTATCTTGTACCCCTGAAACTTTTCATCTACTGCTAGTTTCGTCATTTCTGCACTTTCTACATCTATGTGTTTCAGGGCGACGGTGCCTACTATTTCATCTTCGGCTGCTGCAAAGATAATCTTCCCTCCTTTACTAAGGATATCTTTATCGGCATGTTGTAATGCCGCGATGTCTGTCGGTTCAATGGTGAAATACTTTTCGATCCAATGTCTGTTTAATCTTTCAAAGTGTGGCAACAGGTCTGGTGCACAGCCTATCAGCCGGATAGGGTCAGTTGCTGTGTTCATATTTCCTTTTGTTTTTGATGAGATAAGTACTTGTTAAATTGTTCAAAGTGAAGCCAGTCCTCCCGTTCCAGGTCCACCCTCCGGATATGATCAGTTGCTGTGTTCAAGCTTACTCTTGCTTTTATTGACGGATACATTTACTATGTAGACACCGACCAATGTAACCAGGCAGGATAAAGCCGTTGTCCAGTTAAGCTGTTCCTTCAGGATCAGCCACCCAAGAATGACAGCTACAATGGGATTGATATAAGCGTATACCGATGCCAGTGAGGTCGGCAGGTTATTGAGCGCAAAGACATAGGAGGAATACCCTACGATCGATCCGACAAAAATCAGGTACAGCAAACTCTCCCACAATTGTAAGTTCATAGCAGATAAATGAAAACTATACCCCATCAGGGATACCGTGACAAGCATGACAATGCCACTAAAAAGCATCTGAAACCCTGCACCATAAAGGAAATTCACTTTTAACGCCCAGCGGGCAGTGAGTACAGAACCAATGGCCCAACTTATACAGGCGATGAAGGTAAGGAAAATACCTAGCCTGAATGCAGGGTTCATTAAACTGGACAGGTAATTGTAAAAAATGCCCGCTACTCCCAGCAACCCTACCAGCATGCCTACTATTAATAAAGGTGATAAGCGGGTACGCTGTACCATGAAATAACTGAATATAGTAATCCAGATTGGGACTGTGGCTACGATGATAGCACATAATCCACTGGGAATGTATTGCATGGCCCAGGTAATTAGGCCATTGCTCAGACAAAGCATCATTAAGCCTATTATAAATAAGCGGGAAAGAACGATTTTGTCAGGTAGACGGTAGCCTTTCAGCAGGAAAAAGCTGATCAGGATAATACCTGCGGCGGTTTGCCGCAGGCCTGCGAGCATGAGGCCATGCATGTGTCGTACTCCTACGCTGGAAGCGAGGTAGGTGGTACCCCAGAAGAAACTGACCATTACCAATGCTATATAGGAATGCGTGTTAGACTTTTTCATTGTGCGCGATGTTATAATCCGATAAGGGTGAATTCGTCATTGATTGCAGGAAGG is a genomic window of Chitinophaga sp. LS1 containing:
- a CDS encoding GNAT family N-acetyltransferase, with the protein product MNTATDPIRLIGCAPDLLPHFERLNRHWIEKYFTIEPTDIAALQHADKDILSKGGKIIFAAAEDEIVGTVALKHIDVESAEMTKLAVDEKFQGYKIGWRLVKEIMRIAEELGYKKVVLYSNTILVPALNMYEKIGFREIPVEPGRYQRSNVKMEYTFGAEHPQYTVAGELKTLINEWGQLLANISDMQAAARPKAGKWSIKEILGHLVDSAINNNVRIIRAQQISLLQIPGYDQEFWVKGQAWQFMNWQNLIKLWTIFNEHLVLTIRTIPTEVLQHTVKVNENDPVTLNYLIVDYVIHMKHHLSQINELFNLKKDTI
- a CDS encoding EamA family transporter, with amino-acid sequence MKKSNTHSYIALVMVSFFWGTTYLASSVGVRHMHGLMLAGLRQTAAGIILISFFLLKGYRLPDKIVLSRLFIIGLMMLCLSNGLITWAMQYIPSGLCAIIVATVPIWITIFSYFMVQRTRLSPLLIVGMLVGLLGVAGIFYNYLSSLMNPAFRLGIFLTFIACISWAIGSVLTARWALKVNFLYGAGFQMLFSGIVMLVTVSLMGYSFHLSAMNLQLWESLLYLIFVGSIVGYSSYVFALNNLPTSLASVYAYINPIVAVILGWLILKEQLNWTTALSCLVTLVGVYIVNVSVNKSKSKLEHSN
- a CDS encoding NUDIX domain-containing protein — protein: MDLNHNPWTILSSKVEYDNPWISVTEHQVLNPAGGKGIYGVVHFKNAAIGVIPYDEEGNIYLVGQFRFPLEEFSWEIPEGGGPLGTAPLDSAKRELLEETGLIAHSWMPIVKIHLSNSVSDEAGVVYLARQLEQREAEPEETEQLHIRKVPFEEAYQMVKRHEITDSLSIVAIQKIKLMLLEGEL